One part of the Helicobacter cetorum MIT 99-5656 genome encodes these proteins:
- a CDS encoding 3'-5' exonuclease, with product MLCVFDIETTPNVSLCKEHFHLEEESDLRVCELSFEKQKEKSGSEFLPLYLHKIISISAVIGDDYGKFIKVGNFGQNKESFTSEKELLEDFFNYFNAKKPRLVSFNGRGFDIPLLTLKALKYNLTLDAFYNQENKWENYRSRYSEQFHLDLMDSLSHYGSVRGLNLNGICAMTNIPGKFDVSGDLVHAIYYDTTLSEVEKKTTIENYCQSDVLNTYWLFLKYEVLKGALNTEQYLGLLSDFLEKFPKEKPYSSVFINALEKELKEFS from the coding sequence ATGTTGTGCGTATTTGATATAGAAACCACTCCTAATGTAAGCTTGTGTAAAGAACATTTTCATTTAGAAGAAGAAAGCGATTTAAGAGTTTGTGAATTGAGTTTTGAAAAGCAAAAAGAAAAAAGTGGGAGTGAATTTTTACCCCTTTATTTGCATAAAATTATTTCTATTTCAGCTGTAATAGGCGATGATTATGGGAAGTTTATCAAGGTGGGGAATTTTGGTCAAAATAAAGAGAGTTTTACAAGTGAAAAAGAGCTTTTAGAAGATTTTTTCAATTATTTTAATGCTAAAAAACCAAGACTTGTGAGTTTTAATGGCAGGGGTTTTGATATACCCTTACTCACTTTAAAAGCTCTCAAATACAATTTAACTTTAGATGCTTTCTATAATCAAGAAAATAAATGGGAGAATTATCGCTCACGCTATAGTGAACAGTTTCATTTGGACTTAATGGATAGCTTGAGCCATTATGGCTCAGTTAGGGGTTTGAATTTAAATGGCATTTGTGCTATGACTAATATTCCTGGCAAATTTGATGTGAGTGGGGACTTAGTGCATGCGATTTATTATGACACTACTTTAAGCGAAGTTGAAAAAAAGACCACTATTGAAAATTATTGTCAAAGCGATGTGCTCAATACCTATTGGCTTTTTTTGAAATACGAAGTGCTAAAAGGGGCTTTAAATACAGAGCAATACCTTGGGCTACTCAGTGATTTTTTAGAAAAATTTCCTAAAGAAAAGCCCTACTCTAGCGTGTTTATTAATGCTTTAGAAAAAGAACTTAAGGAATTTTCTTAA